The DNA window AAATAAGGCTTGATTTTGATTGATAGGCAGTAGTTGTCCTTGGCATAAAGCCCAACCTTTTGGCGCGAAATTGCCCGCAAAAAGTCTAATTTCTCCAATATATTGTTCTTGAGCATAAATTGATTTTGTTAATAGAAACAAAACTAATGCAGTATAAAATATCTTTTTCATGTGTTATATGTTTAATTTCGTAGTGGAAAAATTCCTTGCAAAGCAATACAATATACCGATGGAAGTAAAGGTTGTTCTTTACTGAATGGTAAGGAGCCTCCTGTTGTAGAAGTTGTGTTATTAGATAGAGTTATGTCAGGAGCAGTTGCGTTATATTCCGCTACAGGACGTGAAGCACTATTAAATACTTGTACTGGTGCAGCAAGTGATGTATTTGCAGAGGGCACACTCGTAGTTCCAAGGCTTGAACTCACTTTTACATCGACTGAATGTGTGTGGGCTGGCAGGTTGGCTGGAGTTAAGGTTATAGTTGAATTACCATCACTTTGGCCTAAAACTATAGCACTTAATCCCGGACTTTGGCCAGCACCCACCGCCATACGATCTCTGAGGTCTGGCAAGGCAAAATTAGTCGTTCCATTTCCCCCGTAATTTGTTCCTAAAAGTGAGAAAAGAGCTGTATTTTGGGAAATGGGTATTAATTGACCTTCGCATTTAGCCCATCCTTTAGGAACAAAATTAAAGGGGAAAAGTCTAATTTCTCCAACTAATTGATCCTGTGCAAAAATTGAATTTGCGGAAATTATAAATAATACTAGTAGAATGTATTTCTTTTTCATTTTTTAAGCTTTTAGTTTTGTGATGGAAAAATTCCAAATAAAGAAATAATATAGTTTATTCCTAACCGAGGTTTTGTGATGCTTACAGGGGTCGATGTTCCCACGGACGAAGTTGTCACTGTTTGTAAGAGAATGTCGGGTACAGATGTATTATAGCTCAAATTAGGCAAAAAAGTTCTTCCTGAAAAACTTCCTGATGTACCAATACTTGAACTAGCACTAGGGACGGTCGTAGTTGCGTTAGCATTACTAACTACAATGCGCCCTGTATGCGAATGTGAAGGTACATTGGCTGCAGTAATAGTTACAGTTTCTTGGCCGATTTTCTCTCCCAACACACGATTGCTTAGACCTGCTCCTTGCCCAACCCCAATCGGGACTCTGCCACGTAAATCTGGGACAGCAAAAGTCGATTGACCATCTCCACCATAAGTGGTTCCGATCAAGGCAAATAAAGTGTCATTTTCACTAATTTGCAGTAAGCTACCATCGCAAAAAGCCCAGCCGTAGGGAGCAAAATTTCCAGCAAAAAGCCTGATTTCTCCAATGTAAGGTGTTTGTGCAAACAAAAACTTCGAAAATAATATCGAAGCAAAAAGCAAGAGTCGTGTTTTTTTCATTTGTAAATTGGTTTAAGTGTAATAAATAATTGGTAAATAATTTTTTTTTAATGTGGATTAATAATTGTTTTTGTATCAATAGTTTAGTTGCTTCTTAATTGCTCAATTTAATTTTTATACTATTTTATTGTACGTCATTATTTAAAAAAATCTAAATTAGGTAAGTGAAATCATATTTGTATTTTTTTTCTACAAATTGCATAAATATTCGTTAAAACGACATTTTTCTAAAATTCATTTTTGCTCGACTAGTGAGATCTACTTTATTTAGATGGAATACTTTTTATTGTTTTTTAACTACAGGTTTTACAGATAAATAGGATTGCACAGTTAATAGAAGAAATGTATTTCAAGATAGAATCCGTAAAAATGAGTTGTTTTGCCTATTTTTGTGATTTGCAATATATCTCGTCGATATAAATAATTAATCCAAAATGCATCCAAAAAAGCTATTCATTATCCTATTAATCCTGATTTCGTTTTCGTCTAAGGCTTCTTTTATTTTGTTGCCAATGGACGAAACCACGCAGCAAAATCATCTGAAAGCATACGGAATTACCTATTGGTGTATTGATAAAAAATACAAAGCCAGTTGGTTGCTCAATTATCGTGGTGGTTCTTTTTTGTTGGCCGATGCACCAGAAATTAGGAAAGAATGCCAAATTCGTGGTGTAAGTTTTGAAGTACTGAGCGATGCCGAAACGAATCAAATTCTTGCTGAAATAGCCAGTCCCTCACAAAATATGGAAGCGGTTGTGCTCGAAAAAGCGCCCAAAGTTGCGGTTTATACTCCCAAAGGAAAACAGCCTTGGGACGATGCAGTAACGCTGGTTTTGACCTATGCCGAAATTCCGTTTACACCCATTTATGACGAAGAGGTTTTAGCGGATCAATTGATTCTTTATGATTGGTTGCATTTGCATCACGAAGATTTTACTGGGCAATACGGTAAGTTTTTTGGTTCCAACAGAAATTCACCATGGTATATTGAACAAAAGGCAGCATCTGAAATTTTAGCGACCAAATTAGGGTACAAAAAAGTATCTGTTCAAAAAGCTGCAGTTGCCAAAAAAATTAGAGATTTCGTCATCGGAGGAGGATTTATGTTTGCCATGTGTTCCGCGACCGATAGTTTTGATATTGCGTTGGCGGCTGATGGTGTTGATATTTGCGAACCTATGTTCGATGGAGATGCGAGTGAACCTAATTATCAATCAAAGATAAATTATGCCAATTCTTTTGCGTTCAAAGATTTTATTTTAGACCGAAGACCAGAACATTATGAGTTTTCTGATATTGATATGACCGAAAAAAGAAGAATTCCAATGGAGAAAGATTATTTTACTTTGATGGAATTCTCGGCCAAATGGGACCCAATTCCAAGTATGTTGTGTCAAAATCACACTCAATTAATAAAAGGATTTATGGGGCAAACAACAGCTTTCGATTCGAATCTTATCAAATCGAATGTGTTACTAATGGGAAGTTGTGAACTCAACGGTGAAGCGCGTTACATTCATGGGGAAAAAGGAAAAGGAATGTATACTTTTTTTGGCGGACACGATCCCGAAGATTATCAACATAGAGTGGGAGACGCCCCCACAGTTCTTGATTTACATCCCAATTCTCCAGGATATCGGTTGATTTTGAATAATGTGTTGTTTCCTGCAGCGAGAAAGAAAAAACAAAAGACCTAATAGAAAATAAAATCCCAAATTCCAATAATAATTGTAATGGAATTTGGGGTTTTTAGCCCTGATGGAAACGGCATCCTTTGTTGCCGGTGTTCGGCAACAAAGATATAGTGTACAGCAGGATTAGCTTCTAAAGAAACTATTTATTATTTTCAATCACATAGTTCAAAACTTTGGTCATCAAGTGGACTCTGTCTTTGCCCATTACATTGTGTTCGTGCATGGGGTAAGGGAAAAAATCTACCTGTTTTTCGGCTTCGATGAATTTTTTGATTAAAGCAAAATTGTGTTGCATCACTACCGTATCGTCACTTGTGCCGTGAATTAAGAGCAATTTTCCTTTTAGATTTTTTACATAATTCAAAGTGTTTGCTTCATCAAAACCTTTTTGGTTTTCGGTAGGTGTGTCCATATAGCGTTCGCCATACATCACTTCATAGTATTTCCAGTCGGTAACGGGTCCTCCGGCAACTCCCACTTTGAAAACATCGGGTTTTCTGAGCATTATGGAAGTGGTCATAAATCCACCAAAACTCCAACCGTGAATGGCTAAGCGATTGGCATCGACATAAGGCAAGGATTTTAAATAGTCGATACCTTTCATTTGGTCCTCGATTTCGTTCACGCCTAATTTTCCGTGAATCGCACTTTCGAACGCAAAACCACGATTATCAGAGCCGCGATTGTCTACCGTGAATATTAAATAACCTTGTTCTGCCATCCAATACATCCAAAGATTGGCACCGTCTAAATACGAATTGGTGATCAATTGAGCATGTGGTCCTCCATAAACATACACCAAAACGGGGTATTTCTTGGTTGGATCAAAGGTACTAGGTTTGATTAATCGTGTATATAAATCGGTGGTTCCATCGGCTGATTTAATGGTTTTAACTTCGGAAGTTCCCATTTGGTAATCGGTAAATTTGTTTTTACTTTCCAAAAGGGTAGTGGCTTTTAGATTTTTGGTGTACAATAACGATTTGGAAGGTGTTGCATGATTGGAATATTCATCGAAAAAATAACTCCCTTCAAAATTTGGTATACAAGTATGAATGCCTTGGTCTTTGGTAATTAATGTTTGATTGCCTTTTAAATCTACTTTGTATGCCAACATATTAGTTGGATTTTCGCCTGTGGATTTAAAATAAATTTCACTTCCAGCTGAATTGCTCCCAATAATTTCTCGAACTGGAAATTTATTTTGAGTCAATTGTTTGATTAATTTCCCTTCGATAGAATAATAATACAAATTATTGAAGCCCTCTTTTTCGCTAATCCAAACAAAATTGGTGGATACCTCGCTAGGGAAAAAGGCTGGATGTTCGGGTTCTACCCATTTATCATTTTTCTCATTGAGAATGGTTCTGACGAAATTACCGGTTTGGGCATCATAAACATTCAAAGACATATCGTTTTGCGAGCGATTAAGTTCTGCAATCAAGACAAATTTTTCATCGGGTGTCCAAGAAATGTTGGTCAAATAATCATCTGGATTGCCTTTTGGCGAAATGAAAACTGTTTTCTTTGTAGCCAAATTATAAATTCCTACTCTTGGTTTTTCACTTTTTTGACCGATCATTGGGTATTTTATATTCACTAATTTACCTGGTGTTTCATTGATGTCAAGTATTGGATAATCGGCAACTTCGGTTTGGTCTTTTTGGTAAAAGGCTAAAAAGTTAGATTTTGGAGACCAAAAAATCCCGTTACTAATTCCAAATTCGCTTCTCGCAAAAAACTGACCTGAAACAATGGCTTCATTGGTTTCATTAGTAACTTGGATAAGTTCTTTATTGGCATTGTAGTAATAGAGATTGTTATTTTCGGTAAAAGCCAGATTGCGTCTTTTTTTATCAAAAGTTGGGTTTTTGCAATCCGCTTTAGTTTCTTGCATCAGCGTTCCTTTTTTTGAAGAGGTCGAATAGGTATAATATTTTCCGTTTTCGGTGACAAGAAGCGCATTAGAATCGATCCATTGAACACCAAAAAAGTTTTTCAAATTGGTACCTAAAGCGGAATTGAGATCTGCCAAGGTTAGGACTTCAGTAGTTTTAGAATCTATTGCAGATACAGCAACTATTTTGGTCAAATTATCCGAATAGTAGGAGTAACTAGTGGTGTTTGGAATCCACTGAAATCCTACTAATTTATCGGCTCTAAACTGTCGGTTTTGTTCTAAAACACTTTGCTGCAGTGTCAGTTTTTTGGTTTGTCCAAAGGCGGAAATAGCAATAAAACAAGTTAAGAATACAATTGAAATTTTTTTCATAAAAGAATGATTTTGTTATTAGACAAATGTATAAAATTCAATATAAAATAAGTCCTTAGTTTGGCTGTAAACTGTGTGGGCTGAGGTTTATTGCATTTTCTTAAAAAACAAAAAAATCCCAACCTTTCGATTGGGATTTCTCTATAAGTAAGTAATCTTAAATTGAGTTGATAAAACGTTTATTTTACTTTATTAAGTATAGCTTTGAAAGCTGTTGGATGATTCATCGCTAAATCGGCAAGAACTTTACGGTTCAATTCGATGTTATTAGCTTTGCATTTTCCGATGAATTGCGAATAAGACATTCCTTCTAATCTAGCTCCAGCGTTGATACGTTGAATCCACAAAGCACGGAAATTTCTTTTGTTCGCTTTTCTATCACGGTAAGCATAGCACATTGCTTTCTCAACCGCATTTTTCGCAACTGTCCAAACGTTTTTACGACGACCAAAGAATCCTTTGGCTTGCTTCATTATTTTTTTTCTTCTTGCTCTCTTAGCAACTGAATTTACACTTCTTGGCATAATTTTTCTGTTTTTTTGTAGCAGGCGTCCCGAATTGAATCAAGGGAACTTAAGGCCATACTCCAAGGTTATTTTTAATTTTTTTAACCTAAAGAATTTTTTAAAATGGTATATTGTATTGTAGTATACTGTATATTGTCTCAGACATTTTTACATTATACAATTTACATTATACAATTATTATACGATTCTTAATTGTTGTTTGATGCTTTTCTCATCTGTTTTGTGCACTAGCGCTGAATGTGTCAAAGCTAATTTACGTTTTTTAGACTTTTTAGTCAAGATGTGACTCTTGAAAGCATGTTTTCTCTTAATCTTACCAGAGCCAGTAACTTTGAAACGTTTTTTGGCGCTAGATTTTGTTTTCATTTTAGGCATTTTTTCCTAGTGTTTTTAATTTATTCTTACTTACTTGTCTTTAGCCCCTCCCCAGCCCTCCCCATAAGGGAGGGAGTTGAGCAACATATATTATTTATCCCAGAATTCCCCCTTCGGGGGTTAGGGGGCTTATTTTTTCTTCTTCGGAGCAATAAACATAATCATTCTCTTTCCTTCGAGAACAGGCATTGCTTCTACTTTTCCAAATTCTTCAAGATCCGTAGCTAATCTCAATAATAAGATTTGACCTTGATCTTTATATATGATGGAACGACCTTTAAAGAAAACGAATGCTTTCAATTTAGACCCTTCTTTCAAGAATTTTTCAGCATTCTTTCTTTTAAACTCATAATCGTGTTCATCCGTTTGTGGTCCAAAACGAATTTCTTTCACTACAATTTGAGTAGATTTGGCTTTAAGCTCTTTTTCACGTTTCTTTTGCATGTAAACGAACTTTTTGTAGTCCATTATCTTGCAAACAGGCGGCTCTGCATTGGGCGAAATTTCAACCAAGTCCAATTCGAATTCGTCTGCTAATCGCAACGCTTCTGAAAGTTTAAAAACTCCTGGCTCGATATTTTCACCTACAAGCCTTACTTCTTGCACACCACGGATAAAGTTGTTTATCCTATGGGCATCTTTTTTTTCTACTCGAGGTTGGTAACCTCTATTGCTTCTTATTGCTATGACTTTAAAATTTAAGTTAAACTATAAATGTTTTTAATGTTTTGCCTATTTCTTCGTTTACAATTGCAGCAAATTCCTCAATTGTGACGCTCATATTGCCATTTCCTTCTTGCCCTTGACGGCGTACGGATATAGTGACATTTTTTTCTTCTTCCTCACCTACAATCAGCATAAACGGAGTTTTCTGAAGCTCCGCATCCCTGATTTTTCGACCGATCGACTCGTTTCTGTTGTCAATTAGGGCGCGAATTTCGTGATTTTCTAGCAGATTTAAAACTTTTTTCGCATAATTTTCATATTTCTCACTCAAACACAAGATAATAGCTTGTTCTGGCATCAACCATAGTGGGAATTTTCCTGCTGTGTGTTCTATTAAAATAGCAATAAATCGTTCCATAGATCCAAAAGGAGCTCTGTGAATCATTACCGGTGTATGCAATTGATCATCCGATCCTTTGTAAGTCAATTCGAAACGCTCAGGCAAGTTGTAATCCACTTGAATAGTTCCCAATTGCCATTGCCTTCCAAGGGCATCTTTCACCATAAAATCCAACTTTGGACCATAGAAAGCCGCTTCGCCATAAGCGACAACGGTTTTTAGTCCTTTATCAGCTGCAGCATTGATAATCGCGTTTTCGGCTTTTTCCCAATTCTCATCGCTACCTATATACTTGTCTCTGTTGTCTTGGTCACGCAACGAAATCTGTGCTGTAAAGTTTTCAAAACCTAACGAGCCAAAAACATACAATACCAAATCAATTACGTTTTTGAACTCTTGATCCAATTGATCTGGAGTACAAAATATATGTGCATCATCCTGAGTAAACCCACGTACGCGGGTCAAGCCATGCAATTCGCCACTTTGTTCGTAACGATAAACCGTTCCAAACTCAGCATAACGTTTTGGTAAATCTTTGTATGACCAAGGTCTTGTATTGAAAATTTCACAGTGATGAGGACAGTTCATCGGTTTCAACAAAAATTCTTCGCCTTCGGCTGGAGTATTTATTGGCTGGAAACTATCTGCACCATATTTAGCATAATGTCCTGAAGTAACGTATAGTTCTTTTTGTCCAATGTGAGGAGTAACTACTTGCTCATAGCCAGCTTTTTTCTGTGCTTTTTTCAAAAATTGCTCTAATCTATCACGCAATGCAGCGCCTTTAGGCAGCCATAATGGCAAGCCTTGTCCTACTTTTGCCGAGAAAGCAAACAATTCCAGTTCTTTTCCTAGTTTTCTGTGGTCTCTGCGTTTAGCTTCTTCCAATAATTCTAGGTGTTCTGTCAGGTCTTTCTGTTTTGGAAATGAAACTCCATAAACACGAGTAAGCTGCTTGTTTTTCTCATCACCACGCCAGTAAGCACCGGCAATACTCATAATTTTCACAGCTTTGATGATTCCGGTATTCGGAATATGACCCCCTCGACACAAATCAGTGAAAGTAGAATGGTCACAAAAAGTAATCGTGCCATCTTCTAGATTCGAAATCAATTCCGTTTTATAAACATTGTTTTTATAAACTTCCAAAGCT is part of the Flavobacterium nackdongense genome and encodes:
- the thrS gene encoding threonine--tRNA ligase, whose amino-acid sequence is MIKISLPDGSVKEFAAGVTPMDVAISISEGFARNVISASFDGTIVETTTPLTTDGSLILYTWNDEGGKKAFWHSTSHVMAQVLEEMYPGIKLTLGPAIANGFYYDVDFEDQKITEADFKKIENRILEISREKHEFKLRPVSKAEALEVYKNNVYKTELISNLEDGTITFCDHSTFTDLCRGGHIPNTGIIKAVKIMSIAGAYWRGDEKNKQLTRVYGVSFPKQKDLTEHLELLEEAKRRDHRKLGKELELFAFSAKVGQGLPLWLPKGAALRDRLEQFLKKAQKKAGYEQVVTPHIGQKELYVTSGHYAKYGADSFQPINTPAEGEEFLLKPMNCPHHCEIFNTRPWSYKDLPKRYAEFGTVYRYEQSGELHGLTRVRGFTQDDAHIFCTPDQLDQEFKNVIDLVLYVFGSLGFENFTAQISLRDQDNRDKYIGSDENWEKAENAIINAAADKGLKTVVAYGEAAFYGPKLDFMVKDALGRQWQLGTIQVDYNLPERFELTYKGSDDQLHTPVMIHRAPFGSMERFIAILIEHTAGKFPLWLMPEQAIILCLSEKYENYAKKVLNLLENHEIRALIDNRNESIGRKIRDAELQKTPFMLIVGEEEEKNVTISVRRQGQEGNGNMSVTIEEFAAIVNEEIGKTLKTFIV
- a CDS encoding phage tail protein, with amino-acid sequence MKKKYILLVLFIISANSIFAQDQLVGEIRLFPFNFVPKGWAKCEGQLIPISQNTALFSLLGTNYGGNGTTNFALPDLRDRMAVGAGQSPGLSAIVLGQSDGNSTITLTPANLPAHTHSVDVKVSSSLGTTSVPSANTSLAAPVQVFNSASRPVAEYNATAPDITLSNNTTSTTGGSLPFSKEQPLLPSVYCIALQGIFPLRN
- the infC gene encoding translation initiation factor IF-3 yields the protein MAIRSNRGYQPRVEKKDAHRINNFIRGVQEVRLVGENIEPGVFKLSEALRLADEFELDLVEISPNAEPPVCKIMDYKKFVYMQKKREKELKAKSTQIVVKEIRFGPQTDEHDYEFKRKNAEKFLKEGSKLKAFVFFKGRSIIYKDQGQILLLRLATDLEEFGKVEAMPVLEGKRMIMFIAPKKKK
- a CDS encoding asparagine synthetase B, encoding MHPKKLFIILLILISFSSKASFILLPMDETTQQNHLKAYGITYWCIDKKYKASWLLNYRGGSFLLADAPEIRKECQIRGVSFEVLSDAETNQILAEIASPSQNMEAVVLEKAPKVAVYTPKGKQPWDDAVTLVLTYAEIPFTPIYDEEVLADQLILYDWLHLHHEDFTGQYGKFFGSNRNSPWYIEQKAASEILATKLGYKKVSVQKAAVAKKIRDFVIGGGFMFAMCSATDSFDIALAADGVDICEPMFDGDASEPNYQSKINYANSFAFKDFILDRRPEHYEFSDIDMTEKRRIPMEKDYFTLMEFSAKWDPIPSMLCQNHTQLIKGFMGQTTAFDSNLIKSNVLLMGSCELNGEARYIHGEKGKGMYTFFGGHDPEDYQHRVGDAPTVLDLHPNSPGYRLILNNVLFPAARKKKQKT
- a CDS encoding S9 family peptidase, translated to MKKISIVFLTCFIAISAFGQTKKLTLQQSVLEQNRQFRADKLVGFQWIPNTTSYSYYSDNLTKIVAVSAIDSKTTEVLTLADLNSALGTNLKNFFGVQWIDSNALLVTENGKYYTYSTSSKKGTLMQETKADCKNPTFDKKRRNLAFTENNNLYYYNANKELIQVTNETNEAIVSGQFFARSEFGISNGIFWSPKSNFLAFYQKDQTEVADYPILDINETPGKLVNIKYPMIGQKSEKPRVGIYNLATKKTVFISPKGNPDDYLTNISWTPDEKFVLIAELNRSQNDMSLNVYDAQTGNFVRTILNEKNDKWVEPEHPAFFPSEVSTNFVWISEKEGFNNLYYYSIEGKLIKQLTQNKFPVREIIGSNSAGSEIYFKSTGENPTNMLAYKVDLKGNQTLITKDQGIHTCIPNFEGSYFFDEYSNHATPSKSLLYTKNLKATTLLESKNKFTDYQMGTSEVKTIKSADGTTDLYTRLIKPSTFDPTKKYPVLVYVYGGPHAQLITNSYLDGANLWMYWMAEQGYLIFTVDNRGSDNRGFAFESAIHGKLGVNEIEDQMKGIDYLKSLPYVDANRLAIHGWSFGGFMTTSIMLRKPDVFKVGVAGGPVTDWKYYEVMYGERYMDTPTENQKGFDEANTLNYVKNLKGKLLLIHGTSDDTVVMQHNFALIKKFIEAEKQVDFFPYPMHEHNVMGKDRVHLMTKVLNYVIENNK
- a CDS encoding phage tail protein; protein product: MKKTRLLLFASILFSKFLFAQTPYIGEIRLFAGNFAPYGWAFCDGSLLQISENDTLFALIGTTYGGDGQSTFAVPDLRGRVPIGVGQGAGLSNRVLGEKIGQETVTITAANVPSHSHTGRIVVSNANATTTVPSASSSIGTSGSFSGRTFLPNLSYNTSVPDILLQTVTTSSVGTSTPVSITKPRLGINYIISLFGIFPSQN
- the rplT gene encoding 50S ribosomal protein L20, whose protein sequence is MPRSVNSVAKRARRKKIMKQAKGFFGRRKNVWTVAKNAVEKAMCYAYRDRKANKRNFRALWIQRINAGARLEGMSYSQFIGKCKANNIELNRKVLADLAMNHPTAFKAILNKVK
- the rpmI gene encoding 50S ribosomal protein L35, which gives rise to MPKMKTKSSAKKRFKVTGSGKIKRKHAFKSHILTKKSKKRKLALTHSALVHKTDEKSIKQQLRIV